From the Garra rufa chromosome 17, GarRuf1.0, whole genome shotgun sequence genome, one window contains:
- the LOC141289284 gene encoding uncharacterized protein: MIKSLAVLILAALLFKGIDSVSLTEEDYEMTDKLFTFGAQAFLKYLDNLKDLVDKGNNIKKTGTAMQDLWISVKKMIEKISAEEGVKGHDKFIVALRIFHRLRELYIEELDRLLDPLIYDNLRVSLGSYKGIFKNETVVDLWKYVESRYLPGAPPIDSDPLGFLAHLLSKMVAQPQVVKVLKVAAEVGKIDIDQLFDEVQKAVHLVREKAMEMSALERQNEKDEFLITLRTASGVLAFYWDELLEYTESQPFHNKYLAAVRRLNELRVLKDTERYHMITSPETGLQAWTWADDRFGDLFDNAALEYDRWGNGIFGDERFNQSSWAIMKMATVYPLPIYEKLSENGLGMPEVNDFFIDTEGTLTELVGEDILSNLKGVLYEMWDIFSNEILHVSINKKNQIIPNVGYEDPLRHLHKIKATCFDIWDRVLSEINRNINNDGLEQSARHWGEVKSIFIKELIDSGKLTQEKLDAAQKTFNSVTQMVFDKYVKIIDGLEERISASTKTLSKLMLKTFSATNTVLVNSLALLLSD; the protein is encoded by the exons ATGATTAAGTCACTAGCTGTCTTAATCTTAGCTGCTCTGCTCTTTAAAG gCATTGACAGCGTCAGCCTAACAGAAGAAGATTATGAAATGACAGACAAGCTCTTCACATTTGGAGCTCAAGCATTTCTGAAATACTTGGACAATTTAAAAGATTTGGTTGATAAAGGAAATAACATCAAGAAAACAGG TACTGCTATGCAAGACTTGTGGATTTCTGTGAAGAAGATGATTGAGAAGATCAGTGCTGAGGAAGGAGTTAAGGGACATGATAAGTTCATTGTGGCACTGCG CATTTTTCACAGACTGCGTGAACTTTACATAGAGGAGCTTGATCGACTGTTAGACCCACTTATCTATGACAATCTGCG AGTATCACTTGGCTCGTATAAAGGGATCTTCAAAAACGAGACAGTGGTGGACCTCTGGAA ATATGTGGAGTCACGCTACCTTCCAGGAGCTCCACCAATCGACAGCGATCCCCTGGGATTCCTTGCTCACCTTTTGTCCAAAAT GGTGGCACAGCCACAGGTGGTTAAAGTCCTAAAAGTTGCTGCGGAAGTTGGGAAGATAGACATCGATCAACTTTTTGACGA AGTACAAAAGGCTGTGCATCTGGTCAGAGAGAAGGCCATGGAAATGTCTGCCTTAGAAAGGCAGAATGAGAAGGATGAGTTTCTAATAACATTGAG AACTGCATCTGGTGTTCTTGCATTTTATTGGGATGAACTATTGGAATACACTGAGAGCCAGCCATTCCATAACAAGTATTTAGCGGCTGTAAG gAGATTGAATGAGTTGAGAGTGTTGAAAGATACTGAAAGATATCATATGATTACTAGCCCAGAGACAGGACTTCAAGCTTGGAC TTGGGCAGATGACCGTTTTGGTGATCTTTTTGACAATGCAGCCCTAGAATATGATCGCTGGGGTAATGGGATTTTTGGAGATGAGAGATTCAATCAGTCCAGCTG GGCCATTATGAAGATGGCGACAGTATACCCTCTTCCAATTTATGAAAAATTGTCTGAAAATGGCCTTGGGATGCCTGAAGTTAATGATTTCTTTATTGACACCGAAGGCACTCTCACTGAATTAGTAGGCGAGGACATCTTGTCTAATTTGAA GGGTGTGCTTTATGAAATGTGGGATATTTTTAGTAATGaaattttgcatgtctccataaACAAGAAAAACCAAATAATACCAAATGTGGGATATGAGGACCCTCTGCGACATCTACA CAAAATCAAAGCAACATGCTTTGACATCTGGGACAGAGTTCTCTCTGAGATCAACAGAAATATTAATAATGACGGACTCGAACAATCAGCAAG GCACTGGGGTGAAGTAAAGAGCATTTTCATTAAAGAGTTAATTGACAGTGGAAAATTAACTCAAGAGAAGCTTGATGCAGCACAAAA AACGTTTAATAGTGTCACACAAATGGTTTTTGACAAGTATGTAAAAATCATCGACGGTCTGGAGGAAAGGATCAGTGCTTCCACTAA AACTCTTAGCAAATTGATGCTCAAGACTTTTTCTGCCACAAATACTGTCCTGGTTAATAGTCTGGCCCTTCTGCTGTCTGATTAA
- the LOC141289283 gene encoding uncharacterized protein isoform X2, with the protein MIKILSVLSLTAILCCFGVQGDEPSYDDLKQQIYNSGTVVFLDFLEKVRNVTEKLVRDDQFRKSRISIQGYMKALREFAKPRKNTERDRGSQDDSAILPQRFFALMAAGTFGATIGDVFARFFSPYVKIYRETLKNETMADIWKDVESNYLPGAPPIYSKPMQFFSHLLAKAVVESQLVNMLEAGVDTVVEIGKIDFNQLHEEVQMVMNQIRQKAFEISSLERQKEKNDYLISLRTASGLIVFYWDKVLEHTESPSFHAKYLDSMKQWAELCEIRNTSEKYDVLLHPDTRRDFLNWTERNFDKFFEAATQEYYSRGNAALGSDRFNQSNWAVVKGAVVYSLPVYEKLSVVGFGISDINRFLHRVQHAALILEGNDISSKRKNFLESFVRFIFDTLEPVIRNEKTNSKDNQLLLPLRVIRTVVLDMWTNCLALEHFLYGDTDLQQSQSKWNHARNIMIDELLKSNAFTRKQVEEAPQNFVQAIHWVLEKLKKYTDLVDGFDERIDPTVLAFERSMHRTNLKFHQVWDLLLE; encoded by the exons ATGATTAAGATTTTGTCTGTCTTAAGTTTAACTGCAATTCTCTGCTGCTTTG GTGTGCAGGGTGATGAACCTTCATATGATGACTTAAAACAACAAATTTACAACTCTGGGACTGTAGTCTTTTTAGACTTTCTGGAGAAAGTCAGAAACGTTACAGAGAAATTAGTGAGAGATGATCAGTTCAGAAAATCAAG GATTTCTATCCAAGGATACATGAAAGCCTTAAGAGAGTTTGCAAAACCACGGAAAAATACTGAGAGGGATAGAGGGAGCCAGGATGATTCAGCTATATTACCACA GAGATTTTTTGCGTTAATGGCTGCTGGTACATTTGGGGCAACGATCGGGGATGTCTTTGCCAGATTTTTCTCACC TTATGTGAAGATTTACCGTGAGACCTTAAAAAACGAGACCATGGCGGACATCTGGAA AGACGTGGAGTCAAACTATCTTCCAGGAGCTCCTCCAATCTACAGTAAACCCATGCAGTTCTTCAGTCACCTTCTGGCCAAGGC AGTGGTGGAGTCCCAGCTGGTGAACATGCTTGAAGCTGGGGTGGATACTGTTGTGGAAATTGGAAAAATAGATTTTAACCAACTTCATGAGGA AGTGCAGATGGTTATGAATCAGATTAGACAGAAAGCCTTTGAAATTTCAAGTTTGGAAAGACAAAAAGAGAAGAATGATTACCTTATATCATTAAG AACTGCATCTGGGCTGATTGTTTTTTACTGGGATAAAGTTTTGGAACACACTGAAAGCCCATCGTTCCATGCAAAATACTTGGATTCTATGAA GCAATGGGCAGAGCTGTGCGAGATCAGAAACACAAGTGAAAAATATGATGTGCTTTTACACCCGGATACAAGGCGTGATTTTTTGAA TTGGACTGAACGTAATTTTGATAAATTCTTTGAGGCCGCGACCCAGGAATATTACAGTCGTGGAAATGCAGCTCTTGGTTCAGACAGATTCAATCAGTCCAACTG GGCTGTTGTCAAAGGCGCTGTCGTTTACTCACTTCCTGTATATGAAAAACTATCTGTAGTCGGCTTTGGGATTTCTGATATCAACAGATTTCTTCACCGAGTTCAACACGCAGCCCTTATTCTTGAAGGGAACGATATATCCTCTAAAAG AAAAAACTTCTTAGAGAGCTTCGTTCGTTTCATTTTTGATACACTTGAACCAGTGATTAGAAATGAGAAAACCAATAGCAAAGATAACCAACTATTACTGCCTTTGCG AGTTATTAGGACAGTGGTCCTAGATATGTGGACCAATTGTCTCGCATTGGAGCATTTTCTTTATGGTGATACTGATCTCCAGCAATCACAGAG cAAATGGAATCATGCAAGGAACATCATGATTGATGAGTTattgaaaagtaatgcatttactCGAAAGCAGGTTGAAGAAGCACCACA GAACTTTGTTCAAGCCATTCACTGGGTCCTGGAGAAACTGAAGAAGTATACTGATCTTGTAGATGGCTTTGATGAAAGGATTGATCCAACTGTTTT AGCCTTTGAGAGGTCAATGCATCGCACAAATCTCAAGTTTCATCAAGTCTGGGACCTGCTGTTGGAGTAA
- the LOC141289283 gene encoding uncharacterized protein isoform X1 has protein sequence MIKILSVLSLTAILCCFGVQGDEPSYDDLKQQIYNSGTVVFLDFLEKVRNVTEKLVRDDQFRKSRISIQGYMKALREFAKPRKNTERDRGSQDDSAILPQRFFALMAAGTFGATIGDVFARFFSPYVKIYRETLKNETMADIWKDVESNYLPGAPPIYSKPMQFFSHLLAKAVVESQLVNMLEAGVDTVVEIGKIDFNQLHEEVQMVMNQIRQKAFEISSLERQKEKNDYLISLRTASGLIVFYWDKVLEHTESPSFHAKYLDSMKQWAELCEIRNTSEKYDVLLHPDTRRDFLNWTERNFDKFFEAATQEYYSRGNAALGSDRFNQSNWAVVKGAVVYSLPVYEKLSVVGFGISDINRFLHRVQHAALILEGNDISSKSRKNFLESFVRFIFDTLEPVIRNEKTNSKDNQLLLPLRVIRTVVLDMWTNCLALEHFLYGDTDLQQSQSKWNHARNIMIDELLKSNAFTRKQVEEAPQNFVQAIHWVLEKLKKYTDLVDGFDERIDPTVLAFERSMHRTNLKFHQVWDLLLE, from the exons ATGATTAAGATTTTGTCTGTCTTAAGTTTAACTGCAATTCTCTGCTGCTTTG GTGTGCAGGGTGATGAACCTTCATATGATGACTTAAAACAACAAATTTACAACTCTGGGACTGTAGTCTTTTTAGACTTTCTGGAGAAAGTCAGAAACGTTACAGAGAAATTAGTGAGAGATGATCAGTTCAGAAAATCAAG GATTTCTATCCAAGGATACATGAAAGCCTTAAGAGAGTTTGCAAAACCACGGAAAAATACTGAGAGGGATAGAGGGAGCCAGGATGATTCAGCTATATTACCACA GAGATTTTTTGCGTTAATGGCTGCTGGTACATTTGGGGCAACGATCGGGGATGTCTTTGCCAGATTTTTCTCACC TTATGTGAAGATTTACCGTGAGACCTTAAAAAACGAGACCATGGCGGACATCTGGAA AGACGTGGAGTCAAACTATCTTCCAGGAGCTCCTCCAATCTACAGTAAACCCATGCAGTTCTTCAGTCACCTTCTGGCCAAGGC AGTGGTGGAGTCCCAGCTGGTGAACATGCTTGAAGCTGGGGTGGATACTGTTGTGGAAATTGGAAAAATAGATTTTAACCAACTTCATGAGGA AGTGCAGATGGTTATGAATCAGATTAGACAGAAAGCCTTTGAAATTTCAAGTTTGGAAAGACAAAAAGAGAAGAATGATTACCTTATATCATTAAG AACTGCATCTGGGCTGATTGTTTTTTACTGGGATAAAGTTTTGGAACACACTGAAAGCCCATCGTTCCATGCAAAATACTTGGATTCTATGAA GCAATGGGCAGAGCTGTGCGAGATCAGAAACACAAGTGAAAAATATGATGTGCTTTTACACCCGGATACAAGGCGTGATTTTTTGAA TTGGACTGAACGTAATTTTGATAAATTCTTTGAGGCCGCGACCCAGGAATATTACAGTCGTGGAAATGCAGCTCTTGGTTCAGACAGATTCAATCAGTCCAACTG GGCTGTTGTCAAAGGCGCTGTCGTTTACTCACTTCCTGTATATGAAAAACTATCTGTAGTCGGCTTTGGGATTTCTGATATCAACAGATTTCTTCACCGAGTTCAACACGCAGCCCTTATTCTTGAAGGGAACGATATATCCTCTAAAAG CAGAAAAAACTTCTTAGAGAGCTTCGTTCGTTTCATTTTTGATACACTTGAACCAGTGATTAGAAATGAGAAAACCAATAGCAAAGATAACCAACTATTACTGCCTTTGCG AGTTATTAGGACAGTGGTCCTAGATATGTGGACCAATTGTCTCGCATTGGAGCATTTTCTTTATGGTGATACTGATCTCCAGCAATCACAGAG cAAATGGAATCATGCAAGGAACATCATGATTGATGAGTTattgaaaagtaatgcatttactCGAAAGCAGGTTGAAGAAGCACCACA GAACTTTGTTCAAGCCATTCACTGGGTCCTGGAGAAACTGAAGAAGTATACTGATCTTGTAGATGGCTTTGATGAAAGGATTGATCCAACTGTTTT AGCCTTTGAGAGGTCAATGCATCGCACAAATCTCAAGTTTCATCAAGTCTGGGACCTGCTGTTGGAGTAA